The following coding sequences lie in one Ictalurus punctatus breed USDA103 chromosome 16, Coco_2.0, whole genome shotgun sequence genomic window:
- the syk gene encoding tyrosine-protein kinase SYK isoform X2, with the protein MADEVQGLSFFYGNITREEAEDYLRQAGMSNGLYLLRQSRNYLCGFALSVAYNHQCYHYTIERELNETYAIAGGKSHRSPVGLVEYHAQESDGLVCLLKKPCNRPRGVEPKVGAFEDLKEQLIRQYVQQTWKLKGASLEQAIISQRPQLEKLIATTAHEKMPWFHGTISREDCEPRLLNNPRTNGKFLIRQRDNNGSYALCLLHHGQVMHYRIDRDKAGKLSIPDGKKFDTLWQLVEHYSYKPDGLLRVLTEPCPRPEGPPALPGNHPDLGGPSGILSRIRSASFPKPGLKKITTYLRRNHETDNHYAQRETMLATEDLPMSTEVYESPYADPDELRSTTVDRKNLLLEDGELGSGNFGTVLRGTYQMRKTQKPVAIKILKNGENNAAVKDEMLREAQVMQQLDNPYIVRMIGICEAENLMLVMELAELGPLNKYLQKNRLAVKNVTELVHQVCMGMKYLEEHNFVHRDLAARNVLLVTQHYAKISDFGLSKALTSEHDYYESKGHGKWPVKWYAPECMNYFKFSCKSDVWSFGVLMWEAFSYGQKPYKGMKGNEVIQMIESGERMAAPPSCPTEMYNLMMKCWTYKPDERPSFAVVEPRLRDYYYDISQ; encoded by the exons ATGGCAGACGAGGTGCAAGGCTTGTCCTTTTTCTATGGCAACATCACTCGAGAGGAAGCTGAGGATTATCTGAGGCAAGCAGGCATGAGCAACGGCCTCTACCTGCTCCGTCAGAGCCGTAACTACCTGTGTGGATTCGCACTGTCCGTGGCCTACAACCATCAGTGCTACCACTACACCATTGAGAGGGAGTTGAATGAGACATATGCCATAGCAGGTGGAAAATCCCACCGCAGTCCAGTGGGTTTAGTGGAGTACCATGCGCAGGAATCTGATGGCCTGGTGTGTCTGCTGAAAAAGCCCTGCAATCGGCCCCGGGGTGTCGAGCCCAAGGTGGGGGCTTTCGAGGATCTGAAAGAGCAGCTCATCAGGCAATATGTACAGCAGACATGGAAGCTGAAG GGTGCCTCATTGGAGCAGGCTATCATCAGTCAGAGGCCTCAGCTGGAGAAGCTGATTGCCACCACGGCACATGAGAAGATGCCCTGGTTTCATGGGACCATCTCTCGGGAAGACTGTGAGCCACGTTTACTCAACAACCCCCGCACCAATGGCAAGTTTCT AATCCGGCAGCGAGATAACAATGGCTCCTATGCACTCTGTCTCCTCCATCATGGCCAAGTCATGCACTATCGCATCGACAGGGACAAAGCTGGCAAACTCTCCATTCCTGATGGAAAAAAGTTTGACACACTTTGGCAG CTGGTGGAGCATTATTCCTACAAACCTGATGGCCTGCTCCGGGTGCTGACTGAACCCTGCCCACGACCTGAAG GCCCACCTGCACTTCCTGGAAATCATCCAGAT CTGGGTGGCCCAAGTGGAATTCTCTCCAGAATCAGATCCGCTTCCTTCCCCAAACCTGGTCTCAAAAAG ATCACAACATATCTTCGCAGAAATCACGAGACTGATAATCATTATGCTCAGAGGGAAACAATGCTTGCCACAG AGGACTTACCCATGAGCACTGAGGTGTATGAGAGTCCATATGCTGACCCTGATGAACTACGCTCAACCACAGTGGACCGGAAAAACTTGCTTCTGGAGGATGGAGAGCTTGGCTCAGGCAATTTTGGCACGGTTCTAAGGGGAACCTACCAGATGAGGAA AACACAGAAACCGGTAGCAATAAAGATCCTGAAGAACGGAGAAAACAATGCTGCAGTAAAGGACGAAATGCTCCGTGAGGCTCAAGTCATGCAGCAGCTGGACAACCCCTACATAGTGCGTATGATCGGCATCTGTGAGGCCGAGAACCTCATGTTAGTCATGGAGCTGGCTGAACTCGGCCCTCTGAACAAGTATCTGCAAAAAAACAG acttgCCGTTAAAAACGTCACTGAGCTTGTGCATCAGGTCTGTATGGGGATGAAGTACCTGGAGGAGCATAACTTCGTTCACAGAGACCTGGCAGCCCGCAATGTGCTGTTAGTCACCCAGCACTATGCAAAAATCAGTGACTTTGGCCTGTCCAAAGCCCTCACCAGTGAGCATGATTATTATGAG TCTAAAGGTCATGGTAAGTGGCCTGTGAAGTGGTATGCGCCCGAATGCATGAACTACTTCAAGTTCTCCTGTAAGAGTGACGTGTGGAGCTTCGGGGTGCTGATGTGGGAGGCTTTTTCATACGGACAGAAGCCATATAAG GGGATGAAGGGAAATGAGGTTATCCAGATGATTGAGAGTGGTGAGAGGATGGCTGCTCCACCCAGCTGCCCAACTGAGATGTACAACCTCATGATGAAATGCTGGACATATAA GCCGGATGAGAGGCCAAGCTTTGCTGTGGTGGAGCCCAGGCTAAGAGACTACTACTATGACATTTCTCAGTGA
- the syk gene encoding tyrosine-protein kinase SYK isoform X4, with amino-acid sequence MADEVQGLSFFYGNITREEAEDYLRQAGMSNGLYLLRQSRNYLCGFALSVAYNHQCYHYTIERELNETYAIAGGKSHRSPVGLVEYHAQESDGLVCLLKKPCNRPRGVEPKVGAFEDLKEQLIRQYVQQTWKLKGASLEQAIISQRPQLEKLIATTAHEKMPWFHGTISREDCEPRLLNNPRTNGKFLIRQRDNNGSYALCLLHHGQVMHYRIDRDKAGKLSIPDGKKFDTLWQLVEHYSYKPDGLLRVLTEPCPRPEGPPALPGNHPDITTYLRRNHETDNHYAQRETMLATEDLPMSTEVYESPYADPDELRSTTVDRKNLLLEDGELGSGNFGTVLRGTYQMRKTQKPVAIKILKNGENNAAVKDEMLREAQVMQQLDNPYIVRMIGICEAENLMLVMELAELGPLNKYLQKNRLAVKNVTELVHQVCMGMKYLEEHNFVHRDLAARNVLLVTQHYAKISDFGLSKALTSEHDYYESKGHGKWPVKWYAPECMNYFKFSCKSDVWSFGVLMWEAFSYGQKPYKGMKGNEVIQMIESGERMAAPPSCPTEMYNLMMKCWTYKPDERPSFAVVEPRLRDYYYDISQ; translated from the exons ATGGCAGACGAGGTGCAAGGCTTGTCCTTTTTCTATGGCAACATCACTCGAGAGGAAGCTGAGGATTATCTGAGGCAAGCAGGCATGAGCAACGGCCTCTACCTGCTCCGTCAGAGCCGTAACTACCTGTGTGGATTCGCACTGTCCGTGGCCTACAACCATCAGTGCTACCACTACACCATTGAGAGGGAGTTGAATGAGACATATGCCATAGCAGGTGGAAAATCCCACCGCAGTCCAGTGGGTTTAGTGGAGTACCATGCGCAGGAATCTGATGGCCTGGTGTGTCTGCTGAAAAAGCCCTGCAATCGGCCCCGGGGTGTCGAGCCCAAGGTGGGGGCTTTCGAGGATCTGAAAGAGCAGCTCATCAGGCAATATGTACAGCAGACATGGAAGCTGAAG GGTGCCTCATTGGAGCAGGCTATCATCAGTCAGAGGCCTCAGCTGGAGAAGCTGATTGCCACCACGGCACATGAGAAGATGCCCTGGTTTCATGGGACCATCTCTCGGGAAGACTGTGAGCCACGTTTACTCAACAACCCCCGCACCAATGGCAAGTTTCT AATCCGGCAGCGAGATAACAATGGCTCCTATGCACTCTGTCTCCTCCATCATGGCCAAGTCATGCACTATCGCATCGACAGGGACAAAGCTGGCAAACTCTCCATTCCTGATGGAAAAAAGTTTGACACACTTTGGCAG CTGGTGGAGCATTATTCCTACAAACCTGATGGCCTGCTCCGGGTGCTGACTGAACCCTGCCCACGACCTGAAG GCCCACCTGCACTTCCTGGAAATCATCCAGAT ATCACAACATATCTTCGCAGAAATCACGAGACTGATAATCATTATGCTCAGAGGGAAACAATGCTTGCCACAG AGGACTTACCCATGAGCACTGAGGTGTATGAGAGTCCATATGCTGACCCTGATGAACTACGCTCAACCACAGTGGACCGGAAAAACTTGCTTCTGGAGGATGGAGAGCTTGGCTCAGGCAATTTTGGCACGGTTCTAAGGGGAACCTACCAGATGAGGAA AACACAGAAACCGGTAGCAATAAAGATCCTGAAGAACGGAGAAAACAATGCTGCAGTAAAGGACGAAATGCTCCGTGAGGCTCAAGTCATGCAGCAGCTGGACAACCCCTACATAGTGCGTATGATCGGCATCTGTGAGGCCGAGAACCTCATGTTAGTCATGGAGCTGGCTGAACTCGGCCCTCTGAACAAGTATCTGCAAAAAAACAG acttgCCGTTAAAAACGTCACTGAGCTTGTGCATCAGGTCTGTATGGGGATGAAGTACCTGGAGGAGCATAACTTCGTTCACAGAGACCTGGCAGCCCGCAATGTGCTGTTAGTCACCCAGCACTATGCAAAAATCAGTGACTTTGGCCTGTCCAAAGCCCTCACCAGTGAGCATGATTATTATGAG TCTAAAGGTCATGGTAAGTGGCCTGTGAAGTGGTATGCGCCCGAATGCATGAACTACTTCAAGTTCTCCTGTAAGAGTGACGTGTGGAGCTTCGGGGTGCTGATGTGGGAGGCTTTTTCATACGGACAGAAGCCATATAAG GGGATGAAGGGAAATGAGGTTATCCAGATGATTGAGAGTGGTGAGAGGATGGCTGCTCCACCCAGCTGCCCAACTGAGATGTACAACCTCATGATGAAATGCTGGACATATAA GCCGGATGAGAGGCCAAGCTTTGCTGTGGTGGAGCCCAGGCTAAGAGACTACTACTATGACATTTCTCAGTGA
- the LOC108276597 gene encoding GTP-binding protein Di-Ras2 — protein MPEQSNDYRVVVFGAGGVGKSSLVLRFVKGTFRESYIPTIEDTYRQVISCDKSICTLQITDTTGSHQFPAMQRLSISKGHAFILVYSITSKQSLEELKPIFEQICQIKGDVESIPIMLVGNKIDETSGREVETSDGEAMSKRWKCAFMETSAKTNHNVKELFQELLNLEKSRTVSLQIDGKKNKQQKRAEKLKGKCVVM, from the coding sequence ATGCCAGAGCAAAGCAACGATTACCGTGTGGTTGTGTTCGGGGCTGGCGGGGTCGGCAAGAGTTCCCTAGTCCTGCGTTTCGTGAAGGGAACTTTCCGCGAGAGCTACATCCCTACCATTGAGGACACGTACAGGCAGGTAATCAGCTGTGACAAAAGCATCTGCACCCTTCAGATCACAGACACCACAGGCAGTCATCAGTTCCCTGCAATGCAACGCCTATCCATCTCCAAGGGTCACGCCTTCATCCTGGTCTACTCCATAACCAGCAAGCAGTCTCTGGAGGAGCTAAAGCCCATCTTTGAACAGATCTGCCAGATCAAAGGCGATGTGGAGAGCATTCCTATCATGTTGGTGGGCAACAAAATTGATGAGACCAGTGGCCGTGAGGTGGAGACCAGCGACGGCGAGGCCATGTCCAAGAGGTGGAAGTGTGCCTTCATGGAGACTTCAGCCAAAACCAACCACAATGTAAAAGAGCTCTTCCAGGAGCTGCTGAACCTGGAGAAGAGCAGGACTGTCAGCCTCCAGATCGATGGCAAAAAGAACAAGCAACAGAAACGTGCCGAGAAGCTAAAGGGAAAGTGTGTTGTCATGTGA
- the syk gene encoding tyrosine-protein kinase SYK isoform X5, with translation MFALITTYLRRNHETDNHYAQRETMLATEDLPMSTEVYESPYADPDELRSTTVDRKNLLLEDGELGSGNFGTVLRGTYQMRKTQKPVAIKILKNGENNAAVKDEMLREAQVMQQLDNPYIVRMIGICEAENLMLVMELAELGPLNKYLQKNRLAVKNVTELVHQVCMGMKYLEEHNFVHRDLAARNVLLVTQHYAKISDFGLSKALTSEHDYYESKGHGKWPVKWYAPECMNYFKFSCKSDVWSFGVLMWEAFSYGQKPYKGMKGNEVIQMIESGERMAAPPSCPTEMYNLMMKCWTYKPDERPSFAVVEPRLRDYYYDISQ, from the exons ATGTTTGCCCTG ATCACAACATATCTTCGCAGAAATCACGAGACTGATAATCATTATGCTCAGAGGGAAACAATGCTTGCCACAG AGGACTTACCCATGAGCACTGAGGTGTATGAGAGTCCATATGCTGACCCTGATGAACTACGCTCAACCACAGTGGACCGGAAAAACTTGCTTCTGGAGGATGGAGAGCTTGGCTCAGGCAATTTTGGCACGGTTCTAAGGGGAACCTACCAGATGAGGAA AACACAGAAACCGGTAGCAATAAAGATCCTGAAGAACGGAGAAAACAATGCTGCAGTAAAGGACGAAATGCTCCGTGAGGCTCAAGTCATGCAGCAGCTGGACAACCCCTACATAGTGCGTATGATCGGCATCTGTGAGGCCGAGAACCTCATGTTAGTCATGGAGCTGGCTGAACTCGGCCCTCTGAACAAGTATCTGCAAAAAAACAG acttgCCGTTAAAAACGTCACTGAGCTTGTGCATCAGGTCTGTATGGGGATGAAGTACCTGGAGGAGCATAACTTCGTTCACAGAGACCTGGCAGCCCGCAATGTGCTGTTAGTCACCCAGCACTATGCAAAAATCAGTGACTTTGGCCTGTCCAAAGCCCTCACCAGTGAGCATGATTATTATGAG TCTAAAGGTCATGGTAAGTGGCCTGTGAAGTGGTATGCGCCCGAATGCATGAACTACTTCAAGTTCTCCTGTAAGAGTGACGTGTGGAGCTTCGGGGTGCTGATGTGGGAGGCTTTTTCATACGGACAGAAGCCATATAAG GGGATGAAGGGAAATGAGGTTATCCAGATGATTGAGAGTGGTGAGAGGATGGCTGCTCCACCCAGCTGCCCAACTGAGATGTACAACCTCATGATGAAATGCTGGACATATAA GCCGGATGAGAGGCCAAGCTTTGCTGTGGTGGAGCCCAGGCTAAGAGACTACTACTATGACATTTCTCAGTGA
- the syk gene encoding tyrosine-protein kinase SYK isoform X1 encodes MADEVQGLSFFYGNITREEAEDYLRQAGMSNGLYLLRQSRNYLCGFALSVAYNHQCYHYTIERELNETYAIAGGKSHRSPVGLVEYHAQESDGLVCLLKKPCNRPRGVEPKVGAFEDLKEQLIRQYVQQTWKLKGASLEQAIISQRPQLEKLIATTAHEKMPWFHGTISREDCEPRLLNNPRTNGKFLIRQRDNNGSYALCLLHHGQVMHYRIDRDKAGKLSIPDGKKFDTLWQLVEHYSYKPDGLLRVLTEPCPRPEGPPALPGNHPDLGGPSGILSRIRSASFPKPGLKKTALKKCKEKILDVCPGKITTYLRRNHETDNHYAQRETMLATEDLPMSTEVYESPYADPDELRSTTVDRKNLLLEDGELGSGNFGTVLRGTYQMRKTQKPVAIKILKNGENNAAVKDEMLREAQVMQQLDNPYIVRMIGICEAENLMLVMELAELGPLNKYLQKNRLAVKNVTELVHQVCMGMKYLEEHNFVHRDLAARNVLLVTQHYAKISDFGLSKALTSEHDYYESKGHGKWPVKWYAPECMNYFKFSCKSDVWSFGVLMWEAFSYGQKPYKGMKGNEVIQMIESGERMAAPPSCPTEMYNLMMKCWTYKPDERPSFAVVEPRLRDYYYDISQ; translated from the exons ATGGCAGACGAGGTGCAAGGCTTGTCCTTTTTCTATGGCAACATCACTCGAGAGGAAGCTGAGGATTATCTGAGGCAAGCAGGCATGAGCAACGGCCTCTACCTGCTCCGTCAGAGCCGTAACTACCTGTGTGGATTCGCACTGTCCGTGGCCTACAACCATCAGTGCTACCACTACACCATTGAGAGGGAGTTGAATGAGACATATGCCATAGCAGGTGGAAAATCCCACCGCAGTCCAGTGGGTTTAGTGGAGTACCATGCGCAGGAATCTGATGGCCTGGTGTGTCTGCTGAAAAAGCCCTGCAATCGGCCCCGGGGTGTCGAGCCCAAGGTGGGGGCTTTCGAGGATCTGAAAGAGCAGCTCATCAGGCAATATGTACAGCAGACATGGAAGCTGAAG GGTGCCTCATTGGAGCAGGCTATCATCAGTCAGAGGCCTCAGCTGGAGAAGCTGATTGCCACCACGGCACATGAGAAGATGCCCTGGTTTCATGGGACCATCTCTCGGGAAGACTGTGAGCCACGTTTACTCAACAACCCCCGCACCAATGGCAAGTTTCT AATCCGGCAGCGAGATAACAATGGCTCCTATGCACTCTGTCTCCTCCATCATGGCCAAGTCATGCACTATCGCATCGACAGGGACAAAGCTGGCAAACTCTCCATTCCTGATGGAAAAAAGTTTGACACACTTTGGCAG CTGGTGGAGCATTATTCCTACAAACCTGATGGCCTGCTCCGGGTGCTGACTGAACCCTGCCCACGACCTGAAG GCCCACCTGCACTTCCTGGAAATCATCCAGAT CTGGGTGGCCCAAGTGGAATTCTCTCCAGAATCAGATCCGCTTCCTTCCCCAAACCTGGTCTCAAAAAG ACAGCGTTAAAGAAGTGTAAAGAAAAGATCTTAGATGTTTGCCCTGGTAAG ATCACAACATATCTTCGCAGAAATCACGAGACTGATAATCATTATGCTCAGAGGGAAACAATGCTTGCCACAG AGGACTTACCCATGAGCACTGAGGTGTATGAGAGTCCATATGCTGACCCTGATGAACTACGCTCAACCACAGTGGACCGGAAAAACTTGCTTCTGGAGGATGGAGAGCTTGGCTCAGGCAATTTTGGCACGGTTCTAAGGGGAACCTACCAGATGAGGAA AACACAGAAACCGGTAGCAATAAAGATCCTGAAGAACGGAGAAAACAATGCTGCAGTAAAGGACGAAATGCTCCGTGAGGCTCAAGTCATGCAGCAGCTGGACAACCCCTACATAGTGCGTATGATCGGCATCTGTGAGGCCGAGAACCTCATGTTAGTCATGGAGCTGGCTGAACTCGGCCCTCTGAACAAGTATCTGCAAAAAAACAG acttgCCGTTAAAAACGTCACTGAGCTTGTGCATCAGGTCTGTATGGGGATGAAGTACCTGGAGGAGCATAACTTCGTTCACAGAGACCTGGCAGCCCGCAATGTGCTGTTAGTCACCCAGCACTATGCAAAAATCAGTGACTTTGGCCTGTCCAAAGCCCTCACCAGTGAGCATGATTATTATGAG TCTAAAGGTCATGGTAAGTGGCCTGTGAAGTGGTATGCGCCCGAATGCATGAACTACTTCAAGTTCTCCTGTAAGAGTGACGTGTGGAGCTTCGGGGTGCTGATGTGGGAGGCTTTTTCATACGGACAGAAGCCATATAAG GGGATGAAGGGAAATGAGGTTATCCAGATGATTGAGAGTGGTGAGAGGATGGCTGCTCCACCCAGCTGCCCAACTGAGATGTACAACCTCATGATGAAATGCTGGACATATAA GCCGGATGAGAGGCCAAGCTTTGCTGTGGTGGAGCCCAGGCTAAGAGACTACTACTATGACATTTCTCAGTGA
- the syk gene encoding tyrosine-protein kinase SYK isoform X3 encodes MADEVQGLSFFYGNITREEAEDYLRQAGMSNGLYLLRQSRNYLCGFALSVAYNHQCYHYTIERELNETYAIAGGKSHRSPVGLVEYHAQESDGLVCLLKKPCNRPRGVEPKVGAFEDLKEQLIRQYVQQTWKLKGASLEQAIISQRPQLEKLIATTAHEKMPWFHGTISREDCEPRLLNNPRTNGKFLIRQRDNNGSYALCLLHHGQVMHYRIDRDKAGKLSIPDGKKFDTLWQLVEHYSYKPDGLLRVLTEPCPRPEGPPALPGNHPDTALKKCKEKILDVCPGKITTYLRRNHETDNHYAQRETMLATEDLPMSTEVYESPYADPDELRSTTVDRKNLLLEDGELGSGNFGTVLRGTYQMRKTQKPVAIKILKNGENNAAVKDEMLREAQVMQQLDNPYIVRMIGICEAENLMLVMELAELGPLNKYLQKNRLAVKNVTELVHQVCMGMKYLEEHNFVHRDLAARNVLLVTQHYAKISDFGLSKALTSEHDYYESKGHGKWPVKWYAPECMNYFKFSCKSDVWSFGVLMWEAFSYGQKPYKGMKGNEVIQMIESGERMAAPPSCPTEMYNLMMKCWTYKPDERPSFAVVEPRLRDYYYDISQ; translated from the exons ATGGCAGACGAGGTGCAAGGCTTGTCCTTTTTCTATGGCAACATCACTCGAGAGGAAGCTGAGGATTATCTGAGGCAAGCAGGCATGAGCAACGGCCTCTACCTGCTCCGTCAGAGCCGTAACTACCTGTGTGGATTCGCACTGTCCGTGGCCTACAACCATCAGTGCTACCACTACACCATTGAGAGGGAGTTGAATGAGACATATGCCATAGCAGGTGGAAAATCCCACCGCAGTCCAGTGGGTTTAGTGGAGTACCATGCGCAGGAATCTGATGGCCTGGTGTGTCTGCTGAAAAAGCCCTGCAATCGGCCCCGGGGTGTCGAGCCCAAGGTGGGGGCTTTCGAGGATCTGAAAGAGCAGCTCATCAGGCAATATGTACAGCAGACATGGAAGCTGAAG GGTGCCTCATTGGAGCAGGCTATCATCAGTCAGAGGCCTCAGCTGGAGAAGCTGATTGCCACCACGGCACATGAGAAGATGCCCTGGTTTCATGGGACCATCTCTCGGGAAGACTGTGAGCCACGTTTACTCAACAACCCCCGCACCAATGGCAAGTTTCT AATCCGGCAGCGAGATAACAATGGCTCCTATGCACTCTGTCTCCTCCATCATGGCCAAGTCATGCACTATCGCATCGACAGGGACAAAGCTGGCAAACTCTCCATTCCTGATGGAAAAAAGTTTGACACACTTTGGCAG CTGGTGGAGCATTATTCCTACAAACCTGATGGCCTGCTCCGGGTGCTGACTGAACCCTGCCCACGACCTGAAG GCCCACCTGCACTTCCTGGAAATCATCCAGAT ACAGCGTTAAAGAAGTGTAAAGAAAAGATCTTAGATGTTTGCCCTGGTAAG ATCACAACATATCTTCGCAGAAATCACGAGACTGATAATCATTATGCTCAGAGGGAAACAATGCTTGCCACAG AGGACTTACCCATGAGCACTGAGGTGTATGAGAGTCCATATGCTGACCCTGATGAACTACGCTCAACCACAGTGGACCGGAAAAACTTGCTTCTGGAGGATGGAGAGCTTGGCTCAGGCAATTTTGGCACGGTTCTAAGGGGAACCTACCAGATGAGGAA AACACAGAAACCGGTAGCAATAAAGATCCTGAAGAACGGAGAAAACAATGCTGCAGTAAAGGACGAAATGCTCCGTGAGGCTCAAGTCATGCAGCAGCTGGACAACCCCTACATAGTGCGTATGATCGGCATCTGTGAGGCCGAGAACCTCATGTTAGTCATGGAGCTGGCTGAACTCGGCCCTCTGAACAAGTATCTGCAAAAAAACAG acttgCCGTTAAAAACGTCACTGAGCTTGTGCATCAGGTCTGTATGGGGATGAAGTACCTGGAGGAGCATAACTTCGTTCACAGAGACCTGGCAGCCCGCAATGTGCTGTTAGTCACCCAGCACTATGCAAAAATCAGTGACTTTGGCCTGTCCAAAGCCCTCACCAGTGAGCATGATTATTATGAG TCTAAAGGTCATGGTAAGTGGCCTGTGAAGTGGTATGCGCCCGAATGCATGAACTACTTCAAGTTCTCCTGTAAGAGTGACGTGTGGAGCTTCGGGGTGCTGATGTGGGAGGCTTTTTCATACGGACAGAAGCCATATAAG GGGATGAAGGGAAATGAGGTTATCCAGATGATTGAGAGTGGTGAGAGGATGGCTGCTCCACCCAGCTGCCCAACTGAGATGTACAACCTCATGATGAAATGCTGGACATATAA GCCGGATGAGAGGCCAAGCTTTGCTGTGGTGGAGCCCAGGCTAAGAGACTACTACTATGACATTTCTCAGTGA